A genomic window from Brassica oleracea var. oleracea cultivar TO1000 chromosome C8, BOL, whole genome shotgun sequence includes:
- the LOC106312386 gene encoding BEL1-like homeodomain protein 4, which produces MSQDYHHNQGIFSFSNGFHRPSSSHQEEVEESAVSGAPIPVYETAGMLSEMFSYPGGGSGEILDHSTKQLLEQQNRHNNNSTLHMLLPNHHQGYGYANEQQQHHFTWPSSSDHQSQGDMIGTVHVEGGKGLSLSLSSSLEAVAAAKAEEYRSIYCAAVDGTSSSSNASAHHQFNQFKTLLLDNSTSHHQAVGHFGSSSSSPMVASSSIGGIYTLRNSKYTKPAQELLEEFCSVGRGHFKKNKLSRNNSNPNTSGGGGSSSSPGVANDNPPLSPADRIEHQRRKVKLLSMLEEVDRRYNHYCEQMQMIVNSFDQVMGYGAAIPYTTLAQKAMSRHFRCLKDAVVVQLKRSCELLGEKETAGAASSGLTKGETPRLRLLEQSLRQQRAFHHMGMMEQEAWRPQRGLPERSVNILRAWLFEHFLNPYPSDADKHLLARQTGLSRNQVSNWFINARVRLWKPMVEEMYQQEAKEREEKGVEENQKEDYQQTNNSSNNSDTKPNESNFTLVQTITAQTPTTTMMTPTPHENDSSFLPSSVVTAAPHNVSDSFTAATCQQDVSDHFQVNDGVIRFGTKQAGDVSLTLGLRHTGNMPDNKNPSFSVRDFGDF; this is translated from the exons ATGTCCCAAGATTATCACCATAACCAAGGAATCTTTTCCTTCTCCAATGGATTCCACCGACCATCATCTTCCCATCAGGAGGAAGTTGAGGAATCCGCTGTCTCCGGCGCTCCGATCCCAGTTTACGAAACCGCGGGAATGTTATCTGAAATGTTTAGTTACCCCGGCGGTGGCTCAGGCGAGATTCTTGATCACTCGACTAAACAATTGCTAGAGCAACAAAACCGCCACAACAACAACTCAACTCTACATATGTTACTACCAAATCATCATCAAGGTTATGGGTATGCCAACGAGCAACAACAACATCACTTCACGTGGCCATCTTCCTCCGACCATCAGAGTCAAGGAGACATGATCGGGACCGTACACGTGGAAGGTGGAAAAGGTTTATCCTTATCTCTCTCGTCGTCATTAGAAGCAGTTGCTGCAGCTAAAGCAGAAGAATATAGAAGCATTTATTGTGCAGCCGTTGATGGAACTTCTTCTTCTTCTAACGCTTCGGCTCATCATCAATTCAATCAGTTCAAGACTCTTCTTCTCGATAATTCTACTTCTCATCATCAAGCTGTTGGACATTTCGGGTCATCATCATCTTCTCCCATGGTGGCATCTTCCTCTATTGGAGGGATCTATACGTTGAGGAACTCAAAGTACACGAAGCCGGCGCAAGAGTTGTTGGAAGAGTTTTGTAGTGTCGGAAGAGGACACTTCAAGAAGAACAAACTTAGTAGGAACAACTCAAACCCTAATACTAGCGGTGGAGGAGGGTCGTCTTCGTCCCCCGGAGTAGCCAATGATAATCCTCCTTTGTCTCCGGCTGATCGGATTGAACATCAAAGAAGAAAGGTCAAGCTACTCTCTATGCTTGAAGAG GTAGACCGACGGTACAACCACTACTGCGAACAAATGCAAATGATAGTGAACTCATTCGACCAAGTAATGGGTTATGGCGCAGCCATTCCATACACCACATTAGCCCAAAAGGCAATGTCTAGACACTTCCGGTGTTTGAAAGACGCGGTTGTGGTTCAGTTAAAACGCAGCTGCGAGCTTCTAGGTGAGAAAGAGACTGCGGGGGCTGCGTCCTCGGGGTTAACCAAAGGCGAAACGCCACGATTGCGTTTGCTAGAGCAGAGTTTGCGTCAACAACGAGCGTTTCATCATATGGGTATGATGGAGCAAGAGGCATGGAGACCGCAACGTGGGTTACCTGAACGCTCTGTTAATATCCTTAGAGCTTGGCTTTTCGAGCATTTTCTTAATCC GTACCCAAGCGATGCTGATAAGCACCTCTTGGCTCGTCAGACTGGTTTATCCAGAAATCAG GTGTCGAATTGGTTTATAAATGCTAGGGTTCGTCTATGGAAACCAATGGTTGAAGAAATGTATCAACAAGAAGCAAAAGAAAGAGAAGAAAAAGGAGTAGAAGAAAATCAAAAAGAAGATTATCAACAAACAAACAACAGCAGCAACAACAGCGACACGAAGCCCAATGAAAGCAACTTCACTCTCGTTCAGACAATAACTGCACAAACTCCAACAACGACGATGATGACGCCGACACCTCACGAAAACGACTCTTCATTCCTCCCTTCCTCCGTCGTAACCGCCGCTCCTCACAACGTTTCAGACTCTTTCACCGCTGCCACGTGTCAGCAAGACGTCAGTGATCACTTCCAGGTTAACGATGGTGTCATAAGATTCGGAACCAAACAGGCTGGTGACGTGTCACTTACGCTTGGTCTACGCCACACTGGCAATATGCCTGATAATAAGAACCCTTCTTTCTCCGTTAGAGATTTTGGAGATTTTTAG